ggtcaattcaataaattcccaattgtattatttttcatttcaaaGATGATAACTTTTTACACTTTTGCAAAATTAGTTAACTCAATAGAGAACAACAGAAATCacaatgatgaaaatgaagagtTATCATCAGATTTAGTTGAATTGTTGATGTCATTGCCAATGTCATTAAACCCATCCCTAGAAAAAGTAATATTTTTGGTGgaaaaattgaacaaattaattcaattatttaataagatAAGAATTGCAGATTCAATAAGCATTTTAAAACATCCAGTCATGTTGATACTGCAAAATGATATCAATACAATAAACttaatcaataataaaattccTAACTTAATTAGCTCAGCTAATTTAGAGTCATTAAATGATAGTTTATTTGATGATTACAACTATGATAACAACAACGCTTTGGAAAATCAAAGCACATCTTTTAAACTGATTATCGATGAATTTGAGCTAAAGTATAACATCAAGGAAATCATTAGATACAGTGCATAATTTTACTATATATCAACATATAATTAACATCTTTCAAAAACTTTATATAACCCAGGTAAATTTGCAATTTCAGCAACATCCTTAAGTAAAGTATCAGGCGCTAAAAATCTTCTCTTAACACAGGGAAAAATAACATTCTCTAAAAGATCTGccattttttctttctttgcAACAGCTGTCATTTTAACAGAATCTATCATTGTGCTATCTTGCATATCATTATTGTCGACATCTTCAGTAATGATTTCTGGAATATATAGCAATGCAATTTGTTTTAGTATACCTTCTAAGCATTCTTCTTCGCTCTTCCAATTCACCTTTGTACCCATCCTATATAGAAAGAAAGGAAGCTTCGATAACGATGGGGTGTATCTTTTTAACAACAATGGTAAAGAAGCTAGTCTTGCCGTTTTATAATCCTTTTGATCCTTGTCAATAAAATCTAtcttaattgaaaaatactCTTCTAACATATCCCTCattgtaataaattgttCAATTATCGATTTGATAGAGATTTCATTATCCTTCAGTACCtcaaaagattttaataTGTTATAAATAGTTAGACTTTCTTCGTTCTCAGTACAAAGATTAATTTGCCCAAAGTTAGCAAAATCAGTCAACCcaatttgataaaacaaTTCATAACAAATAGCACCGTAATCTACCaaaaaaagttttaaaTCGTATTGAATCGATGCCAGCCGCCTCCTTGGATCTACAAGTCCCACATAAGTTAGGTTCGCGAAGATATTTGTTAGTTCCATATGTGATGCATTATCTACCATTTCCTTTAGTGTTTTAATGCTTGAAAGGTTCACATCCgttctttttttatctaTAATTGTGTACTCAGACGGTTTAGACTCATCTACCTGTGTTATGGATTCTTCTTCATAATCAACATCGGTTTTAGAAGTTTCCACAGTAGGGTTAAATTGTTTATCATTAGAGTCAGTAACGCTGTTACGAATTTCAACTTCATTGATAGTTTGTTCGGATATGTTCACACTTCCATCATCGGTAGCTGTAGCTTCATTCACCTCCATCACAGATCGTGTActtcttttcaatattttgtttgttaAAGTATCATCACCGTTAGTTTGTTCACTATTATTAGAATCTATAGTTGGGTCATGAAATGATTCCTCTAATATTTTACGCTTCGAAGGTATTACTTGCGTCTTCACAATATTGTCATAACTGCTAGAAACATTAGGCTTTAGAAAAGTTGTGATACTTCTTTGATTGGCATCAGTTCTTACTAATTTGTGTTcgtatatttttttatttagtGAACTGGCATTAGATGCATTGTTTGCTGCTATTGTTGAACTGTTCAATGACTTCACAGGTTGCGATCTAGTCAATTGCCTGCTTAATAATGATCCTGTTTTGAATGTTTTAGATGTGTTCAACTTTGACAGTTCTTCATTCAGGTAGGTTGTAATTTTCTCAATAATCTCATCTTGGTTTAAAAATCTCACTTCTCTCTTAGTTGGATGAACATTTACATCCACTGATTTTGGGTTTATGAGTAAACTTAGGTATACAAACGGTTTAGAGCCTTTGGGCAAATAATTTGTATAAACTTGGTATATTGATCTTCTTAAAGGATCACAACTTACTAATCtgttatttataaaaaaagtaGGAGTTACTGATTTTTTCATAACAAAGTTCAAATCACTCACTTGTCCTTTCACAGATTTTAGTTCTAAATTGATGTCATCAGCCATAGCAATTTCTGTCATATTGCTTGATACATTTTTCCCAAACACTATTCTAATTCTATCTTGTTGCTTCGCATGAGACCGTATTGCTAAAGTAAAGTTAGAGTCCCCCAATTTCTTACAGGAAAAACCTATATTTTCAGAATGCACTGCATATCTACCCATGACATCAactatttttgaatattcaTCATTTCCAGATCTTAATGAGCGCAATCTGGATGGCATATTGTAGAATAAGTCTTCGACTAAAATAACGGTTCCATCTCTTCCCGCTGTTGGTTGAGGCTCTCCAAGCATTTTTCCTTCAGCATAACTAACCTTCCACGCACAATTATCACTTTTTGTTTTGGTAGTGACAGTAACTCTGGCGATATGTGAGATACTTGCCAGAGCTTCACCACGAAAACCATAGGTATTGATACTTTGCAAGTCTTCAAACTTATTCAACTTGGATGTTGTGAAACGCTGGCATAAAATCGGGAGATCTTCTTTGTCTATTCCCGAACCATCATCACTTATTTGTAGCAATTTAATACCACCATCTTTAGTTATTACATCAATATTAGTCGAATTAGCATCAATGGAGTTTTCCatcatttcttttaaagCATTGACAGGggatataataatttccCCAGCagcaattttattaacGACTGTCTCGTCTAAAGCTTTGATCCTGCCTGGCATCAcagttttttcaattaattttttaaaccCACAGTCTCCAGACTTAAATCTACCTATCTCAAAtgctatatatatacagtTTGGTAaccattaaataaatatacatgTTCTTTTGAA
The nucleotide sequence above comes from Tetrapisispora phaffii CBS 4417 chromosome 3, complete genome. Encoded proteins:
- the MLH1 gene encoding mismatch repair ATPase MLH1 (similar to Saccharomyces cerevisiae MLH1 (YMR167W); ancestral locus Anc_2.341), with the translated sequence MPGRIKALDETVVNKIAAGEIIISPVNALKEMMENSIDANSTNIDVITKDGGIKLLQISDDGSGIDKEDLPILCQRFTTSKLNKFEDLQSINTYGFRGEALASISHIARVTVTTKTKSDNCAWKVSYAEGKMLGEPQPTAGRDGTVILVEDLFYNMPSRLRSLRSGNDEYSKIVDVMGRYAVHSENIGFSCKKLGDSNFTLAIRSHAKQQDRIRIVFGKNVSSNMTEIAMADDINLELKSVKGQVSDLNFVMKKSVTPTFFINNRLVSCDPLRRSIYQVYTNYLPKGSKPFVYLSLLINPKSVDVNVHPTKREVRFLNQDEIIEKITTYLNEELSKLNTSKTFKTGSLLSRQLTRSQPVKSLNSSTIAANNASNASSLNKKIYEHKLVRTDANQRSITTFLKPNVSSSYDNIVKTQVIPSKRKILEESFHDPTIDSNNSEQTNGDDTLTNKILKRSTRSVMEVNEATATDDGSVNISEQTINEVEIRNSVTDSNDKQFNPTVETSKTDVDYEEESITQVDESKPSEYTIIDKKRTDVNLSSIKTLKEMVDNASHMELTNIFANLTYVGLVDPRRRLASIQYDLKLFLVDYGAICYELFYQIGLTDFANFGQINLCTENEESLTIYNILKSFEVLKDNEISIKSIIEQFITMRDMLEEYFSIKIDFIDKDQKDYKTARLASLPLLLKRYTPSLSKLPFFLYRMGTKVNWKSEEECLEGILKQIALLYIPEIITEDVDNNDMQDSTMIDSVKMTAVAKKEKMADLLENVIFPCVKRRFLAPDTLLKDVAEIANLPGLYKVFERC